A window of Fragaria vesca subsp. vesca linkage group LG7, FraVesHawaii_1.0, whole genome shotgun sequence contains these coding sequences:
- the LOC101299325 gene encoding uncharacterized protein LOC101299325 has protein sequence MWTIFKKIGRNIKYLSSEAKAQRPHGNLLKGTGITPDLQALFLNLGADDTDPMLYKKDVKDLHQLLSSFKLKKVTTAKLTKEQQIITDCVDRWISFLSDTCLQDPVPKKWTIVLGTAIDPPYLNHDHVRLIFNYPASWSSTEELRFLANMYKLCSGEKSATNLARNADFEKHLMECNYQNWDACITSPLLYNVYDFGRKTLYLDHTGRLIINSFVLFAYNCIKHYDGTAQKSHTQEEILAELHKQFPNFTEVIYQAFYKAVAKGYKHSEYSIEQILTERI, from the coding sequence ATGTGGACGATATTCAAGAAGATCGGGAGGAACATAAAGTACTTGTCTTCAGAGGCTAAAGCACAGAGACCTCATGGCAATCTCCTCAAAGGCACAGGCATTACACCCGATCTTCAAGCTTTGTTTCTTAATTTGGGTGCTGATGATACAGATCCAATGCTATATAAGAAGGACGTTAAAGACTTGCATCAATTGTTATCATCTTTCAAACTTAAGAAGGTGACGACGGCTAAGCTGACGAAGGAACAGCAGATTATCACAGATTGTGTTGATAGGTGGATAAGCTTCTTGTCAGACACTTGTTTGCAAGATCCAGTTCCAAAAAAATGGACTATAGTTTTGGGAACAGCTATCGATCCTCCCTATCTAAATCACGACCATGTTCGATTGATTTTTAATTATCCAGCCTCCTGGAGCAGTACAGAAGAACTCCGATTCCTCGCAAACATGTATAAGTTGTGCTCGGGGGAAAAGTCCGCTACCAACTTGGCTCGAAATGCAGACTTTGAAAAGCATCTCATGGAGTGCAACTATCAAAATTGGGATGCTTGCATTACGAGTCCTTTATTATACAATGTCTATGACTTTGGGAGGAAAACGTTATACTTGGACCACACTGGCAGGCTTATCATCAACTCATTTGTTCTTTTTGCATACAATTGCATCAAGCACTACGACGGAACAGCCCAAAAATCCCATACACAAGAAGAAATCCTTGCTGAGTTACATAAACAATTTCCCAATTTTACCGAGGTTATCTATCAGGCCTTTTACAAAGCAGTAGCGAAAGGCTACAAACATTCCGAATATAGTATTGAGCAAATATTGACAGAAAGGATTTAG
- the LOC101302210 gene encoding cysteine desulfurase 2, chloroplastic-like: protein MMTLEGVALKLPPYSFPLIRSPRTFRRYLVSASTAAAPPASLSLGHLTRPDFPILHQEVYGSRLVYLDNAATSQKPITVLKALQEYYQGYNSNVHRGIHFLSSKATMEYELARKKISEFINASDSQEIVFTRNATEAINLVAHSWGLQNIKSDDEILLTVAEHHSAIVPWQLVAQKTSAILKFVELNEDGVPDVEKLKDMLSRKTKLVVVHHVSNVLGSVLPIEDITCCAHDVGAKVLVDACQSVPHMVVDGFWYIFEAGTPAIGEAIGLGAAVDYLSGIGMQKIHEYEIELAKYLYDSLCTIPNIHIYGPVPSENNHRAALCSFNVENIHPTDLATLLDQEHGVAIRSGHHCAQPLHRHLGVGSSARASLYFYNTREDVDDFIHALNDTVRFFNSFK, encoded by the exons ATGATGACACTGGAAGGAGTGGCCCTAAAACTGCCACCATATTCATTCCCGTTGATAAGAAGCCCTCGAACCTTCCGACGCTATCTCGTATCAGCTTCAACTGCTGCAGCTCCACCCGCATCCCTTTCACTTGGCCACTTGACCCGACCCGATTTCCCTATCCTTCACCAG GAAGTATATGGATCTAGACTTGTTTACTTGGACAATGCTGCAACTTCCCAGAAACCTATCACCGTATTAAAGGCTTTGCAGGAGTACTATCAAGGATACAATTCAAACGTGCATCGTGGGATTCATTTCTTAAG TTCAAAGGCAACAATGGAATATGAATTGGCCAGAAAGAAGATTTCGGAATTTATCAATGCATCAGATTCTCAAGAAATTGTATTTACTAGGAATGCTACTGAAGCCATCAATCTGGTTGCTCACTCGTGGGGACTCCAAAATATAAAATCAGATGATGAG ATCCTACTCACAGTTGCCGAACATCACAGTGCTATTGTTCCTTGGCAACTCGTTGCTCAAAAGACCAGTGCCATTTTGAAATTTGTGGAACTAAATGAAGATGGAGTTCCAGATGTTGAAAAATTAAAAGATATGCTTTCGAGAAAGACAAAACTTGTAGTTGTTCATCATGTCTCAAATGTTCTAG GTTCTGTTCTTCCTATTGAAGATATCACATGTTGTGCTCATGATGTTGGGGCAAAAGTTCTTGTAGATGCTTGTCAGAGTGTTCCACACATGGTGGTTGAT GGATTTTGGTATAT ATTCGAGGCTGGAACACCAGCAATTGGGGAAGCAATTGGGCTGGGAGCAGCTGTTGATTATTTGTCTGGAATTGGTATGCAAAAGATACACGAGTATGAG ATAGAGCTGGCCAAATATTTGTATGATAGTCTTTGTACAATACCCAACATTCACATTTATGGTCCAGTGCCTTCAGAAAATAACCACCGCGCTGCTCTTTGTTCTTTCAATGTTGAGAATATACACCCTACAGATTTGGCAACTCTTCTTGACCAAGAG CATGGAGTGGCAATCAGATCAGGTCACCATTGCGCCCAACCCCTTCATCGACATTTAGGAGTCGGTTCAAGTGCACGTGCGAGTCTCTACTTCTACAACACTAGAGAGGATGTTGATGACTTTATCCATGCCCTAAATGACACAGTCAGATTCTTTAATTCTTTCAAGTAG